The nucleotide sequence ATCAGAGAAGCACCACGGGGAATGGTTCAGGAATAATCCATCGGCTTATATGACTACAATTCAACATCGAGGAAACTGCACGTGTAAACACACATGGTATTATAACATTGCGTCGGAGACATTATCCAGTGCTCTTATTAGTGCGCGAACGGGATCGCAATCACATcagtaaattcaaaaataatctTTCCCAGATCGACGAAAATTACTCATAATCATATATCGTCGATGCACAACATTCTCCTCAAGTGGTTGACaaatcgtttaaaaattttcttcagGAACGAGGGAATCAAATGCACTTTGTATTGCTTCTCGATCCCACTACGATCTACAATTATGCATAATTTTCTTCCGGGTGGATAAAGCATCGTTATTATATGCCTTGAATAAAATTCTCAATTTGATACAGTCACGTTAAAAACCTGTCACAATCTCTATAAAATTCAACCGTGACAAAGTACAAACGTCCGTTACAGCGTTACGCTAACGAAATAATTGACGTACTACAACTTTTAACGCGACGTCAAGCACTCGAACTCGAAAGAAAGCCCCCTCTCATCtgatttttccttttctcggCGCCGTCTCTTCCGAACTTCGTTAAAACACTGAGAAAACACACACGATTTACATAGAGCGAGCTAGCGCAAACTCTTACTTATTATACTATCGTATATATGCATATCAGACTCTCCCTCCCTCCACGCTCATCTTGCGCCGATCCAGAAAATTACTCTAAAAATCTGACCACGCATAAAACGTACAAAAACATGGCAAATACTCAATTCTCAATTCAAAGGCTTTGTACACTCGGTTCTTTCCACACATTCGCTTCAAAGTGAGACTTTTGCGTGGCTCCTTCGTTTTCTCCCTCATCGTGTAGCCTTGACCAGTCCACCGCAGATAACTATGAAGTTGACTTCGACGTCGTGTCTAGAAGGCCTTGAGAGCGCGGTCGGACGCGGCGAGCGTCAGAGAACCGACGAGAGAGACAAGAGTGCGATCTAGCCAAGTTATCGGGTTGGGGTAGAGGAGGCCGCCCTCGTAGAAGCCCAGGTGGCCGCCGTGAGCCAACTCGATGTACAAACTGTGCGGTTTGTTAGCTGAAACAGAGAATTTCAATTAATACACTGATCTCTCGATGCGCAATGTAGCGAAGGACGAATCAATTTTCATGAAGTATTTACCAGCAAATTCCTTGATAGGCTTTAGCAGCGATTCAGGAACAATAGGATCGTCCAGTGCGTTGACAAAGACCATAGGCGTCGAGATGTTATCCAGATAATATGCGGAGCTACTCCACTTGTAGAGCTCCTTTACGGATCTAAAGTTGTGTACCTGCACAGGCAAACGAATCGTTAGCGAAAATAGAACAATGAGTATCATACGCACTGACTGAGAAAAAAAGTCACATTTACCCTTCTCGTATAGGCTTCGTCCAATTCGGGCAAAGTAGCCGCGGACACGATGTCCTTCTCGTTAAGATTGTGCCGTTGCTTCACCTCCTCCGACAGCAATACGTTTTTGTGCCTCAAAATAATGTTCTTCACAGATTCCGTCATGACGTAGAGGTAGAACCGGCGGAAGTTCGTCCAGTTGAGCAGAAAATTTGTGCCTCTGCAAGAATCAAGTTTTAGAATAAGTAATCGCGCAAATGCAACTAGAATTGCAATTTAGAAGACAAATACTCGAGGAGATCGATCGACTTACTCAATAGCATTGTAGCCTTGGCAGATGGAGATGCCTCCAATAATGTTGGACAGCTTATTGGTTCCCTGTTCGCCCATGTATTTGGTCACTAAATTACCGCCAAGGCTGAACCCAATGCAGACTATCTTTGTGCTCGGGTGTTTTTCCAGTAAATTTTTCAGCATCGTGTGGTAGTCGTCGGTGTGGCCTGGaacaaagtttataaaaattattaattccgCAAGCGCAAAATATTCATCATCACCCTAATATGTCTCTCCACTTCCTCAAACAAACGCGAATTACGTGACCTTATCTCGAGGACGCGTTTCGGGAAAGGAAATTCgactaataataattaattctgCGCATAAGCAGctgattaaaaattagtcacgtACGGCTACCGCCTCGCACCTGATATTTACAAAACCGTCACACCActggtgtgtatgtgtgtgtatagcgtaATAAGGAAGTCGCTCGAGGGAGACCCGAAAAAAGGTCAAATATACGAAGTCGAAATTTACTGACCATACGTGAAGATCCTGGGCGAGGTAACTTGGACGCTGGACAAGGCGCCCACGTGATTGAGTACGGCGCACCTGTATCCGTGGCATTGAACGAAGTGCACGAACGTCCTGATGTAGACGCTCTCCGAGCTGTTTCCGATTCCGGGACAAATGGCTATCGTCACGTCATCTGAAATTTTAAACAGGCCGCTGGTTAGTGGAATAAAATAACGATGCATCGTGGCCCACATTTGTTATGAAAATTGCGGAGAGTAACTTTCCACTGCGATGTCTGATGTGGAGATCTAACGGATTgtgttacttttttttcttatacgaTTCGA is from Nasonia vitripennis strain AsymCx chromosome 1, Nvit_psr_1.1, whole genome shotgun sequence and encodes:
- the LOC100117874 gene encoding abhydrolase domain-containing protein 2 — encoded protein: MSTALLALFAVILCILFRILNVNSAPQKPVLICKDQNFLTTVLKIAPVISEPYKPTRLWGFSGHVQTIVHSIIGRVRCPWPIGERVYIGLPDDTTLTYDLYQPLTNGHEDDVTIAICPGIGNSSESVYIRTFVHFVQCHGYRCAVLNHVGALSSVQVTSPRIFTYGHTDDYHTMLKNLLEKHPSTKIVCIGFSLGGNLVTKYMGEQGTNKLSNIIGGISICQGYNAIEGTNFLLNWTNFRRFYLYVMTESVKNIILRHKNVLLSEEVKQRHNLNEKDIVSAATLPELDEAYTRRVHNFRSVKELYKWSSSAYYLDNISTPMVFVNALDDPIVPESLLKPIKEFAANKPHSLYIELAHGGHLGFYEGGLLYPNPITWLDRTLVSLVGSLTLAASDRALKAF